A window of the Gossypium hirsutum isolate 1008001.06 chromosome A05, Gossypium_hirsutum_v2.1, whole genome shotgun sequence genome harbors these coding sequences:
- the LOC107961230 gene encoding protein RADIALIS-like 3, which translates to MASGSNWTPKQNKLFENALAIYDKDTPDRWHKLARAVGGKTVEEVKLHYQNLVDDIKQIESGHVPLPPYKKAGGTKDTTISWTMKNQG; encoded by the exons ATGGCGTCAGGTTCGAACTGGACGCCAAAGCAAAACAAGTTGTTCGAGAACGCTTTAGCTATCTACGACAAGGATACACCAGACCGGTGGCACAAGCTAGCCAGGGCTGTTGGGGGGAAGACCGTGGAGGAAGTGAAGTTGCATTACCAGAACCTTGTGGATGACATCAAGCAGATAGAGTCTGGGCACGTGCCTTTGCCCCCTTACAAGAAAGCTGGAGGAACAAAGGATACAACAATTTCATGGACGATGAAGAACCAAG GATGA